The following are from one region of the Chloracidobacterium sp. genome:
- a CDS encoding citrate synthase (catalyzes the formation of citrate from acetyl-CoA and oxaloacetate), producing MSTATESTAAAGLRGVVAAQSSIGDVDGVNGVLIYQGYDIHDLAENSTFEEVVFLLWNGRLPKGSELEALRSQFRANYNVPSAVIDMMKTFPKESDPMDVLRTSVSSLDFYDKDGHGTDRERATRAAIRITGQIGTIAAAWDRIRRDLEVVEPDTSLGIAENFLYMLRGERADAEEARMFDVALILHADHELNASTFTTRVVSGTLAGMYGAVTAGIAALAGPLHGGANTNVMKMLIEIGELDKVEAWIEKALEEKRKIMGIGHAVYKTEDPRATWLRKYSKQMADKTGVSKWFEMSQLIEKLMHEKKGMFPNVDFYSASTYYLMGIPLDLFTPIFAVSRISGWTGHILEQYADNKLIRPRAEYVGPRGLKYVPIAER from the coding sequence ATGAGTACAGCAACAGAATCGACAGCAGCAGCAGGACTTAGAGGCGTGGTGGCTGCACAGAGTTCGATAGGCGACGTTGATGGCGTGAACGGTGTTCTGATCTATCAGGGTTACGATATTCATGATCTTGCCGAAAATTCGACGTTCGAAGAGGTGGTGTTCCTTCTCTGGAACGGACGCTTGCCGAAGGGGTCCGAACTGGAAGCTCTGAGATCGCAGTTCCGGGCAAATTACAATGTGCCTTCGGCGGTCATCGACATGATGAAGACTTTTCCGAAGGAATCCGATCCGATGGATGTTCTGCGGACGTCAGTTTCATCTCTCGATTTTTACGACAAGGACGGACATGGAACCGATCGAGAGCGTGCAACCCGGGCAGCGATCAGGATCACCGGACAGATCGGCACAATCGCAGCCGCTTGGGATCGGATCCGCCGCGACCTTGAGGTTGTCGAACCTGACACGAGCCTTGGGATCGCCGAGAACTTTCTCTATATGCTTCGCGGCGAGCGGGCTGATGCGGAAGAGGCACGGATGTTCGACGTGGCGTTGATCCTTCATGCCGACCATGAGTTGAATGCTTCGACCTTCACGACGCGTGTCGTCTCGGGGACGCTTGCCGGCATGTACGGAGCAGTGACTGCCGGGATCGCGGCGCTGGCTGGCCCGCTTCACGGCGGTGCGAATACCAACGTAATGAAGATGCTCATCGAGATCGGCGAACTCGACAAGGTCGAGGCGTGGATCGAAAAGGCTCTGGAAGAAAAGCGTAAGATCATGGGTATCGGTCATGCCGTTTACAAGACCGAAGATCCCCGGGCGACCTGGCTGCGTAAATACTCTAAGCAAATGGCGGACAAGACGGGTGTTTCGAAGTGGTTCGAGATGTCGCAGCTAATCGAAAAGCTGATGCACGAAAAGAAAGGCATGTTTCCCAATGTCGATTTTTATTCTGCCTCAACATATTATTTGATGGGCATTCCGCTTGACCTGTTTACGCCGATATTTGCCGTTAGCCGTATTTCGGGCTGGACGGGCCATATTCTTGAACAATACGCTGACAACAAGCTCATTCGGCCGCGAGCAGAATATGTCGGGCCGCGGGGCCTTAAATACGTTCCTATCGCTGAGAGGTAG
- a CDS encoding S9 family peptidase yields MKRLLSVATLAIIACTGTAALAQNDMKPPVAKKDPKVLKIHGYEITDNYAWLRDRNEKKNPEIIKYLEDENAYVEAHMGKHKPFVDALYKEMLGRIKQTDLSVPYKLGRFWYFTRVEEGKQYPTFLRSKTQDGKDAEILLDQNEMAKGYTYFSIGAFEPSDDGNLLAFSTDTTGYRQYTLQVKDLRTGAILRDKIERVTSIEWSSDGKYLFFGQEDPVSKRTDKIFRHELGSDKNDLVFEDKDVLFNVGIGRSRDRKMFFINSGAATMNEFRYMLADNALGEWRVITPRREGHEYSATFNNGEFYIVTNKDAENFKVVRASVADPGEANWKDYIPHNPAVKIEGISFFRDHAVVSELENGLEYLRVMDMKTRRASARIETPESVYTMGLANNPEYDTPVIRYGYSSMITPNTTFEFDFRTRQSKAIKQQEIPSGYDKSQYETVRVWADARDGVKVPVSIMMKKGTKLDGKSPMLLYAYGSYGASMTPNFSTARLSLVDRGMIYAIAHIRGGSELGEKWRQDGRMFKKMNTFNDFVDCSKWLIAKNYTSTDRLVIQGGSAGGLLMGAVMNQAPHLYKAAIVQVPFVDVMNTMLDETLPLTTGEWIEWGNPNEKEAWDYMIQYSPYENIKAQAYPNMLIEVSLNDSQVPYWEGAKYAARLRELKTDKNIVLLKTNMGAGHGGSSGRYDRLKEVAFDYAYALTQVGITK; encoded by the coding sequence ATGAAAAGACTGCTGTCTGTTGCGACATTAGCTATCATTGCCTGTACGGGAACCGCCGCGCTGGCACAGAACGATATGAAACCACCTGTAGCGAAGAAGGATCCGAAAGTCCTCAAGATCCATGGTTACGAGATCACCGACAATTATGCGTGGCTGCGTGACCGGAACGAGAAAAAAAATCCAGAGATCATCAAATACCTTGAAGACGAAAATGCGTACGTCGAGGCACATATGGGCAAACACAAGCCATTTGTCGACGCGCTTTATAAAGAAATGCTCGGCCGGATCAAGCAAACCGACCTAAGCGTGCCGTATAAGCTCGGCAGATTTTGGTACTTTACAAGGGTTGAGGAAGGCAAGCAATACCCGACGTTTCTTCGCAGCAAAACGCAGGACGGCAAGGATGCCGAGATTTTGCTCGACCAAAATGAGATGGCGAAAGGATATACATATTTCTCGATCGGCGCATTTGAGCCGAGCGACGATGGAAATTTGCTTGCGTTTTCGACCGACACCACAGGATATCGACAGTACACTTTGCAGGTGAAGGATCTTCGCACGGGTGCGATCTTAAGGGACAAGATCGAGCGAGTCACGTCGATCGAATGGTCGAGTGACGGAAAGTACCTTTTCTTCGGGCAAGAGGATCCAGTTTCGAAGCGAACAGATAAGATCTTTAGGCATGAACTAGGTTCGGATAAGAACGATCTGGTGTTTGAAGATAAGGACGTTTTGTTCAACGTAGGAATTGGCCGCTCGCGAGATAGGAAGATGTTCTTCATTAATTCCGGTGCGGCGACGATGAACGAGTTTCGATATATGCTGGCTGACAATGCGCTCGGTGAATGGAGGGTCATTACTCCACGTCGTGAGGGCCACGAATACTCAGCGACCTTCAATAATGGCGAATTCTACATTGTCACGAACAAGGATGCCGAAAATTTCAAGGTGGTCCGAGCATCGGTTGCTGACCCCGGCGAGGCGAATTGGAAGGACTATATCCCGCACAATCCTGCGGTAAAGATAGAGGGGATCAGCTTCTTCAGGGATCACGCCGTTGTTTCCGAACTTGAGAACGGACTCGAATATCTTCGGGTGATGGACATGAAAACGCGTCGGGCGTCTGCCCGGATCGAAACGCCTGAAAGCGTCTATACGATGGGCCTTGCAAATAATCCTGAGTACGATACGCCGGTCATTCGGTATGGTTATTCTTCAATGATCACACCAAACACCACATTTGAGTTCGATTTTCGTACGCGACAAAGCAAGGCGATCAAGCAGCAAGAGATTCCAAGCGGATACGACAAGTCGCAGTATGAAACTGTACGGGTCTGGGCGGACGCCCGCGACGGGGTCAAAGTTCCGGTATCGATAATGATGAAAAAAGGAACCAAGCTCGACGGCAAATCGCCGATGTTGCTGTACGCCTATGGTTCCTACGGTGCGTCGATGACGCCGAATTTCTCGACGGCGAGGCTCTCGCTTGTCGATCGAGGGATGATTTACGCGATCGCTCATATTCGCGGCGGCAGCGAGCTTGGTGAAAAATGGCGGCAGGACGGACGCATGTTCAAAAAGATGAACACGTTCAACGATTTCGTCGACTGTTCGAAATGGCTGATCGCCAAGAACTATACCTCAACTGATCGGCTTGTGATACAGGGCGGTTCGGCGGGCGGGCTGTTGATGGGTGCTGTAATGAATCAAGCTCCGCATCTTTACAAGGCTGCGATAGTACAGGTGCCTTTCGTTGACGTCATGAATACGATGCTTGACGAGACTCTGCCTTTGACTACCGGCGAGTGGATCGAGTGGGGCAATCCGAACGAAAAAGAAGCCTGGGACTACATGATCCAGTATTCGCCGTATGAGAACATCAAAGCGCAGGCCTATCCTAATATGCTTATCGAGGTCTCATTGAACGATAGCCAGGTTCCGTACTGGGAAGGAGCAAAATACGCTGCCCGACTGCGTGAACTCAAGACCGATAAGAACATCGTGTTGCTGAAGACCAACATGGGCGCGGGACACGGTGGTTCGTCCGGACGGTACGACCGTCTTAAAGAAGTGGCCTTTGACTACGCTTATGCTTTGACGCAGGTCGGCATTACAAAATAA
- a CDS encoding carbohydrate binding family 9 domain-containing protein yields the protein MKKLYPLFAVLVLAFSLNAQPSGNGNGNGGNGSKETSSPAKKESAPSVSTTEVPAPAKGSKIVLPHEKSVPISIPKVALGIVIDGRIDEESWKSAAVFKDFYQTFPGDNIAPSRPTEAYLMYDEKHLYIAFKCFDEKDKIRATVARRDNVFGEDNVRVWLDTYNDQRRAYVLGFNPLGIQQDGIYTEGQGADFSVDIVMESKGVIEDWGWSVEVKIPFKSLRYSAGKGKLWGFNVARNIDRFNDEFTQWLPDDRDISGFLIKHGKIGGLDEIIYERTLEVVPSITVSETGRRVRTIPRFQLTPGAIDPGRFVNEPIKQDIGVTLKYTLSPNITLDAAINPDFAEIEADAPVVTANQRFPIFFEEKRPFFLEGQDIFNTPLRVFHSRTIVDPDLAAKLTGKVGKTSFGFLVASDNAPGNYDEDDRNDPSVRPRIDEFIDKNSLFAVIRVKRDFGKANNIGFMSTFRSFPEQKNLTAGIDGRLKLTSKLTSTFQVLGTTTRRCFFDPRFDPDADPIQTVKNREICGGGTYGGVTVLGSPFNEYRTGNGVGYYANLDYSEDRRGWFVEFGGRSSDYHADAGFTRRKNTNFAFFYNRFSTKSEPKNKIIRLSWAQYSGVDYDWSGRLQRFNLGNNANLNLQRNTYVFLEAGIGYEKLYEEEFGLKRIPTRSQGAFQGEPTRGSWQQYVSGNINQTPHKRFNYGAFVGFINNSFDFDFGSSGQLDPGTGQQFDAELFAEVKPVDPLRVSLSYRKSRLVRTDTRKRAFDADLVSLRSTFQFSRFVFTRMRLDFDSTRNNYAGQLLFGWTPSPGTAFYAGYNDNANYNGWSPFTAQREYGFERNSRTFFIRMSYLFRKSF from the coding sequence ATGAAAAAGTTATACCCGTTGTTCGCGGTCCTTGTTCTCGCCTTTTCTTTGAACGCCCAACCCAGTGGAAACGGCAATGGGAACGGTGGTAACGGCAGTAAAGAAACTAGTTCGCCAGCAAAAAAGGAGTCCGCTCCGTCTGTTTCGACAACGGAAGTTCCTGCCCCGGCGAAAGGCTCAAAGATCGTCTTACCGCATGAGAAGTCGGTTCCGATCTCGATACCGAAAGTGGCCTTGGGAATCGTCATCGATGGCCGAATCGATGAAGAATCGTGGAAAAGTGCGGCAGTTTTCAAGGACTTCTACCAAACTTTTCCGGGCGATAACATAGCTCCGTCAAGGCCGACGGAGGCATATCTCATGTACGACGAAAAGCACTTGTACATCGCATTCAAGTGCTTTGACGAAAAGGACAAGATCCGGGCAACCGTTGCCCGTCGAGACAACGTATTTGGCGAGGATAATGTCCGGGTCTGGCTGGATACCTACAACGATCAAAGGCGCGCCTACGTACTTGGGTTCAACCCGTTGGGCATTCAGCAAGACGGGATCTACACCGAGGGCCAGGGAGCTGATTTTTCGGTGGATATCGTAATGGAGTCGAAAGGGGTGATAGAAGATTGGGGATGGTCCGTTGAGGTCAAGATCCCATTCAAATCACTTCGCTATTCAGCTGGCAAGGGTAAGCTTTGGGGATTCAACGTCGCCCGCAATATAGACCGATTCAACGATGAATTCACTCAATGGCTCCCCGATGACCGTGATATTTCCGGGTTTTTGATCAAACACGGGAAGATAGGCGGTCTTGACGAGATCATTTACGAGCGAACGCTCGAGGTCGTTCCCAGTATTACCGTTTCCGAAACGGGCCGTCGTGTCAGAACGATTCCGAGATTTCAGCTAACGCCGGGGGCCATCGATCCAGGCCGATTTGTCAATGAGCCGATAAAACAGGACATCGGTGTAACACTTAAATATACGCTGTCGCCGAATATTACGCTTGACGCCGCTATCAATCCTGATTTTGCAGAGATCGAAGCAGATGCTCCGGTCGTCACCGCAAACCAGCGATTCCCGATCTTCTTTGAAGAGAAGCGGCCGTTCTTTCTTGAAGGCCAGGATATCTTCAATACACCGTTACGTGTGTTTCATTCGCGCACGATCGTTGATCCCGATCTTGCTGCCAAACTCACAGGTAAGGTGGGGAAAACCTCGTTCGGATTCCTTGTGGCTTCCGATAATGCGCCCGGAAACTATGATGAAGATGATCGGAACGATCCGTCCGTGAGGCCGCGAATAGACGAGTTTATCGATAAGAATTCGTTGTTTGCCGTCATCCGTGTCAAACGTGACTTCGGAAAAGCAAACAATATCGGATTTATGAGCACATTTCGGAGTTTTCCGGAACAGAAGAACCTTACTGCAGGCATCGACGGCAGACTCAAGCTCACTTCGAAACTCACCTCGACGTTTCAAGTACTTGGAACCACTACTCGGCGATGTTTCTTTGACCCGCGATTCGACCCGGACGCGGATCCAATTCAAACGGTCAAAAACAGGGAGATCTGTGGCGGTGGCACTTATGGCGGCGTGACCGTTCTGGGAAGTCCGTTCAATGAGTATCGAACCGGCAACGGTGTCGGCTATTATGCGAATCTTGATTATTCAGAGGACCGGCGTGGTTGGTTTGTGGAATTTGGTGGAAGAAGCAGCGATTACCATGCTGACGCCGGATTTACCCGACGAAAGAACACGAATTTTGCGTTTTTCTATAACCGGTTCAGCACAAAATCGGAACCCAAGAACAAAATAATCCGGCTGAGTTGGGCCCAATATTCTGGGGTCGATTATGACTGGAGCGGGAGGCTGCAACGCTTCAATTTGGGCAACAACGCCAATCTCAACCTTCAGCGAAACACCTATGTATTTCTAGAGGCCGGAATAGGCTACGAAAAACTCTATGAAGAAGAATTCGGTCTGAAGCGTATTCCGACTCGGTCCCAAGGGGCGTTTCAGGGCGAACCTACACGCGGTTCGTGGCAGCAATACGTTTCAGGCAATATCAACCAAACGCCTCACAAACGATTTAATTATGGTGCCTTTGTCGGGTTCATCAACAATTCGTTCGACTTCGACTTCGGGTCAAGCGGACAACTCGACCCGGGAACAGGACAACAATTCGACGCTGAACTATTTGCCGAGGTGAAGCCGGTCGATCCGTTACGGGTCTCTTTGAGCTACAGAAAGAGCAGGTTGGTACGCACCGACACGAGAAAACGTGCATTCGATGCCGATCTCGTTAGTCTGCGTTCCACTTTCCAATTTTCCAGGTTCGTATTCACCCGTATGCGCTTAGATTTTGATTCGACTCGAAACAACTACGCCGGACAGTTGCTTTTTGGCTGGACGCCCAGTCCGGGAACCGCGTTTTACGCCGGCTATAACGATAACGCGAATTACAATGGGTGGAGCCCGTTCACAGCGCAGCGTGAATACGGTTTCGAAAGAAACAGCCGAACATTTTTTATTAGAATGTCGTATCTGTTTCGAAAGAGCTTTTAG